The Astatotilapia calliptera chromosome 22, fAstCal1.2, whole genome shotgun sequence region ATCAGTGCATTAAAAATCCAAGTGTGCACTGAGCAATAATGGGCCTGGGCTCTCCAGGTGTACTTTTATAAATTTGCGCCTTACCCCCGAGCAGGCGTGAGGACAGTTCGGCCGGCAGGGACCCTATAAGCAGCCGGTGTCCCTCTGGGGGCAGCTGGCCCTCATCGTCACCATCTGTGCCGTCGAGGCTCTGGTTGCCGCCGGCCGGTATGTTGAGCCCAGAATTTGTTGGCCCTCCACTCGTGAACCGGATTCTTGGGCCATCGGGTCCATTTGTGTACCTGAACCCCGCAAACCTTTCTCCTCTGCTGGAATTTCCAGATGGAAGATCGGAGCTGGAATAAGCTCGAGTTCTGCTGTCAAACACAGGGCTGCTCTGCTTGGCCCCCATACTGCCGCAAGTTTTAGGGGTTTTGTTTGTCAGTgcgtttttctttcttaaagaaGTTTTTTTTAGCCACGACACATGATCACAGCGAGCCCCGGAGAGTCGAAAACAACAAAGGAAATGCAGCCAAACAAGTATGCAGCGATACAGCCGAGGTTATTCAACATGTCAAAGTTTCACAGTGCGCACTGTGCGTAAAGTGCGCACTCACTGACGCAAAACTTCCTTTCCAaaggttctttttttctttttcctcttcgtTTCAAAGTCCTCCCCCTTTGTTCCAACAAcagatgtattaaaaaaaaaaaaagagagagaaaatctCTTAAGTAACAAGGTTTGTGTTTCTTCGCTTTAGCCGAGAACACACGCACAAGCGTTGACCCCAAAGCTCGTCTGGtttcaagtttgtttttgtgttcaaCTGTGGTGTctggaaagaaaaatataagcAGGGATTTCCCTCCTCTTCCGGTAAGCCAACGCTGTCAGCCGTAATCAACTCCACCGAACACAGTACGttttctttcaaagtaaaagcatcCAATTGTTCAATTTGACAGATAGTGATTCCTTTTATTTACTCTATGAAGGTTGTACACAAGTTGTGTGCCACGCTTTGCAGCAGCTTAATTTATTACATGAAGTTGAGTGACACACAACTGACCCAATAAGAAGTACAGTACCTGCCGTCAAAGGGGGAATTACCAGGATTGTAACTACTGAATTTTATTGCTGCGTGTATTTTTGCTGGAAATTTTACTTCTAGGGgtattattttgaaaagtagCATTGTACTGTCATAGTTTGTCCAGCTGATGTTAGATTTTAAACAATTTCATTCACTGTTGAGCAGTTTTTGTGGGTAAGCTCATATTTTCCTCCTATGTGAAATCTTAACCAGAAAAATACACAACCCTGCCTCTATAACTGTTACAAATACTCAAATGTATCCTATAAATGTGCACGTGGTGACAAGACAGAAAAAGGCACCTTTGCAATGACTTctgtgcttttaatttgaatactAAACCACTACTTCCTGTCAGCGATTCCTTTTTCAGTCCGAAGCTTAACTCGGCCCTGAGTGGCTGCGTGACGTCAACCCCAGTAACACCAGCAGGCCTTTGGCACAGCAGCAGGTCACCAGTCCACTCTGATATGAAATGCCCTCCATATTTGGTGCTTTGTCTTTCATTAACTCGTGGCGTTtgagattaaagaaaaaaccaGCTGTCGGGACACTCTGTTCACACTGTTTATTGACCAGTTTCACACACATGAGGACAAACAAAAGATACACTGAATG contains the following coding sequences:
- the LOC113014237 gene encoding E3 ubiquitin-protein ligase znrf2-like, whose translation is MGAKQSSPVFDSRTRAYSSSDLPSGNSSRGERFAGFRYTNGPDGPRIRFTSGGPTNSGLNIPAGGNQSLDGTDGDDEGQLPPEGHRLLIGSLPAELSSRLLGGFHCPVCSKFMASDEIEKHLLMCFSKTRLTYNKDILSRDSGECAICLDELEQGDTIARLPCLCIYHKGCIDAWFEVNRSCPEHPSD